The Rhopalosiphum maidis isolate BTI-1 chromosome 1, ASM367621v3, whole genome shotgun sequence genome has a segment encoding these proteins:
- the LOC113555687 gene encoding enolase isoform X1 gives MISRHLQTSNINCSPCNKIMPITKIVARSIFDSRGNPTVEVDLTIDNGPVFRAAVPSGASTGIYEALELRDNDKANYLGKGVNTAVNNINNIIAPALIKAGLIVTEQRAIDDIMLKLDGTPNKSKLGANAILGVSLAVAKAGAFKKGVPLYKHIADLAGNKEIILPVPAFNVINGGSHAGNKLAMQEFMILPTGASSFTEAMKIGSEVYHNLKNVIKAKFGLDATAVGDEGGFAPNILENKEGLRLIETAIEKAGYKGKVEIGMDVAASEFYVDGKYDLDFKNKSDTKDKSQIISTEALTELYKEFIKEFPMVSIEDPFDQDHWEAWTTLTASTNIQIVGDDLTVTNPTRIAEAVEKKACNCLLLKVNQIGTVTESIDAHLLAKKNGWGTMVSHRSGETEDTFIADLVVGLSTGQIKTGAPCRSERLAKYNQILRIEEELGSNAKYAGKNFRNPQAGN, from the exons atgatttctaG ACACTTGCAGACTTCAAACATCAACTGTTCTCCTTGTAACAAAATCATGCCTATTACAAAGATTGTAGCTCGTTCCATTTTCGACTCAAGGGGTAACCCTACTGTAgaa gttGACTTAACCATTGACAATGGTCCAGTTTTCCGTGCAGCAGTACCATCTGGTGCTAGTACTGGTATCTATGAAGCATTAGAACTTCGTGATAACGATAAGGCCAATTATCTTGGAAAAGGAGTAAATACTGCTGTAAACAACATAAACAACATCATTGCACCTGCTCTTATTAAAgcg GGTCTCATTGTCACTGAACAAAGAGCAattgatgatattatgttaaaattggaTGGAACTCCAAATAAATCTAAACTTGGTGCCAATGCTATTTTGGGAGTTTCATTAGCTGTAGCTAAAGCTGGCGCATTCAAGAAAGGCGTTCctctttataa GCACATTGCTGATTTAGCTGGAaacaaagaaattattttgccTGTTCCAGCTTTCAATGTTATCAATGGTGGTTCTCATGCTGGAAATAAATTGGCCATGCAAGAATTTATGATTTTGCCTACTg GTGCTAGTTCATTTACCGAGGCGATGAAAATTGGATCCGAAGTTTACCACAaccttaaaaatgttattaaggcTAAATTTGGATTGGACGCTACAGCTGTTGGTGATGAAGGTGGTTTTGCTCCCAACATACTTGAAAACAAAGAAGGTTTGCGTTTAATTGAAACAGCTATTGAAAAGGCTGGATACAAAGGAAAAGTTGAAATTGGAATGGATGTTGCTGCTTCTGAATTCTACGT tgACGGAAAGTATgacttagattttaaaaataagtctgACACCAAAGACAAAAGCCAAATTATATCTACTGAAGCTTTGACCGAATTGTACAAAGAATTCATTAAGGAGTTCCCAATGGTTTCCATTGAGGATCCATTCGACCAAGACCACTGGGAGGCATGGACCACACTCACCGCATCTACTAATATCCAG ATTGTTGGTGATGATTTAACTGTGACCAATCCAACACGAATTGCTGAAGCTGTAGAAAAGAAAGCTTGCAATTGTTTATTGCTTAAAGTTAACCAGATTGGTACAGTTACAGAATCTATTGATGCACATTTGTTGGCTAAGAAGAATGGATGGGGTACCATGGTATCTCATCGTTCAGGTGAAACTGAAGATACGTTCATTGCGGACTTAGTTGTTGGATTAAGTACTGGACaa aTTAAGACTGGAGCTCCTTGCCGTTCTGAACGTCTCGCTAAATACAACCAAATACTTCGTATCGAAGAAGAATTGGGCAGCAATGCCAAATACGCAGGAAAGAATTTCCGCAACCCACAAGCTGGAAATTAA
- the LOC113555687 gene encoding enolase isoform X2: protein MPITKIVARSIFDSRGNPTVEVDLTIDNGPVFRAAVPSGASTGIYEALELRDNDKANYLGKGVNTAVNNINNIIAPALIKAGLIVTEQRAIDDIMLKLDGTPNKSKLGANAILGVSLAVAKAGAFKKGVPLYKHIADLAGNKEIILPVPAFNVINGGSHAGNKLAMQEFMILPTGASSFTEAMKIGSEVYHNLKNVIKAKFGLDATAVGDEGGFAPNILENKEGLRLIETAIEKAGYKGKVEIGMDVAASEFYVDGKYDLDFKNKSDTKDKSQIISTEALTELYKEFIKEFPMVSIEDPFDQDHWEAWTTLTASTNIQIVGDDLTVTNPTRIAEAVEKKACNCLLLKVNQIGTVTESIDAHLLAKKNGWGTMVSHRSGETEDTFIADLVVGLSTGQIKTGAPCRSERLAKYNQILRIEEELGSNAKYAGKNFRNPQAGN, encoded by the exons ATGCCTATTACAAAGATTGTAGCTCGTTCCATTTTCGACTCAAGGGGTAACCCTACTGTAgaa gttGACTTAACCATTGACAATGGTCCAGTTTTCCGTGCAGCAGTACCATCTGGTGCTAGTACTGGTATCTATGAAGCATTAGAACTTCGTGATAACGATAAGGCCAATTATCTTGGAAAAGGAGTAAATACTGCTGTAAACAACATAAACAACATCATTGCACCTGCTCTTATTAAAgcg GGTCTCATTGTCACTGAACAAAGAGCAattgatgatattatgttaaaattggaTGGAACTCCAAATAAATCTAAACTTGGTGCCAATGCTATTTTGGGAGTTTCATTAGCTGTAGCTAAAGCTGGCGCATTCAAGAAAGGCGTTCctctttataa GCACATTGCTGATTTAGCTGGAaacaaagaaattattttgccTGTTCCAGCTTTCAATGTTATCAATGGTGGTTCTCATGCTGGAAATAAATTGGCCATGCAAGAATTTATGATTTTGCCTACTg GTGCTAGTTCATTTACCGAGGCGATGAAAATTGGATCCGAAGTTTACCACAaccttaaaaatgttattaaggcTAAATTTGGATTGGACGCTACAGCTGTTGGTGATGAAGGTGGTTTTGCTCCCAACATACTTGAAAACAAAGAAGGTTTGCGTTTAATTGAAACAGCTATTGAAAAGGCTGGATACAAAGGAAAAGTTGAAATTGGAATGGATGTTGCTGCTTCTGAATTCTACGT tgACGGAAAGTATgacttagattttaaaaataagtctgACACCAAAGACAAAAGCCAAATTATATCTACTGAAGCTTTGACCGAATTGTACAAAGAATTCATTAAGGAGTTCCCAATGGTTTCCATTGAGGATCCATTCGACCAAGACCACTGGGAGGCATGGACCACACTCACCGCATCTACTAATATCCAG ATTGTTGGTGATGATTTAACTGTGACCAATCCAACACGAATTGCTGAAGCTGTAGAAAAGAAAGCTTGCAATTGTTTATTGCTTAAAGTTAACCAGATTGGTACAGTTACAGAATCTATTGATGCACATTTGTTGGCTAAGAAGAATGGATGGGGTACCATGGTATCTCATCGTTCAGGTGAAACTGAAGATACGTTCATTGCGGACTTAGTTGTTGGATTAAGTACTGGACaa aTTAAGACTGGAGCTCCTTGCCGTTCTGAACGTCTCGCTAAATACAACCAAATACTTCGTATCGAAGAAGAATTGGGCAGCAATGCCAAATACGCAGGAAAGAATTTCCGCAACCCACAAGCTGGAAATTAA